A DNA window from Calliphora vicina chromosome 1, idCalVici1.1, whole genome shotgun sequence contains the following coding sequences:
- the Dmtn gene encoding transmembrane and coiled-coil domains protein 2 isoform X1, producing the protein MDGLHLGSQLAKDQLLPMQPPSSSAVSSSLSLQQQQQHHPQQHLLLQTRTGSQSLLRTSRSPSATRSTEQMSRERDHHTHHHRGDSAESSSSAAGVAFAAGPTVSTAAAASIAGLTPATATSATSSSGTMTGSVGSGGGVGVVGVTAFRGFRSQSPSNRRSRDRNRTHARTHGSDQGGLLAYHGAMGVSGMPLGGVGGLAGDLTNMDIGLSSAGGSGGIIEDSRLSGNEDLCYQSFVSDDLDGNPHGSLGDSSKKHHRRHERTLSLQALDRLNTKIQCTKESIRKEQTARDDNVNEYLKLAASADKQQLQRIKAVFEKKNQKSAHTISQLQKKLDSYTKRVKDLQNQQFHNKSQHRQPREVLRDVGQGLRNVGGNIRDGITGFSGSVMSKPREFAHLIKNKFGSADNINQMSESELNSLNMPVNQHDMLGSTTPNNAIPNASTGSGGGGGGINAGGAGSGKFNSENGSECSSVTSESIPAGSGKSQSGASQYHIVLKSLLTELAERKAENEKLTERVERLENAQKEVNNLTATLESERYRAESLEEQINDLTELHQNEIENLKQAIADMEEKVQYQSDERLQDVNEVLENCQTRISKMEHLSQQQYVTVEGIDNSNARALVVKLINVVLTILQVVLLLVATAAGIIMPFLKTRVRVLTTFLSIFLIICVIRQWPDVQDIGAGLLRHLKQSLVVK; encoded by the exons TGTCCAGAGAGCGTGATCATCATACTCATCATCATCGCGGTGATAGCGCCGAATCATCGTCTTCGGCCGCTGGCGTGGCATTTGCAGCTGGCCCCACAGTATCTACGGCTGCGGCTGCAAGTATAGCAGGCCTAACACCGGCCACGGCAACGAGTGCTACCAGCAGTAGTGGCACAATGACTGGCAGTGTGGGCAGTGGTGGTGGCGTGGGTGTGGTGGGCGTGACCGCCTTTCGCGGGTTTCGCAGTCAATCGCCCTCGAATCGTCGCAGTCGCGATCGCAATCGTACACACGCTCGTACCCATGGCTCGGATCAGGGTGGCCTGTTGGCCTATCATGGCGCCATGGGTGTTAGCGGTATGCCTCTGGGAGGTGTTGGTGGTTTAGCTGGTGATTTAACTAATATGGATATAGGTTTAAGTAGTGCTGGTGGTTCTGGTGGTATCATAGAAGATTCACGTTTAtcag gcAATGAAGATCTGTGCTATCAATCGTTTGTCTCCGATGATTTAGATGGCAATCCTCATGGTTCATTGGGCGATAGTAGTAAAAAACACCATCGTCGTCATGAACGCACTTTAAGTTTACAAGCTTTAGAtcgtttaaatacaaaaattcaatGTACAAAAGAGTCCATACGCAAAGAACAAACTGCCAGAGATG ataatgttaatgaatatttaaaattagccgCCAGTGCAGATAAACAGCAATTGCAACGAATAAAG GCTgttttcgaaaagaaaaatcaaaaaagcgCACACACTATTTCCCAACTACAAAAGAAACTGGACAGTTACACGAAACGTGTCAAAGATTTGCAAAATCAACAATTTCATAATAAATCACAACACCGACAACCGCGCGAAGTTTTAAGAGACGTGGGCCAGGGTCTAAG aaATGTGGGTGGCAATATACGTGATGGCATTACTGGATTCTCAGGGTCTGTTATGTCCAAACCTAGGGAATTTGCACATTTGATTAAGAATAAATTTGGCAGTGCTGATAATATCAATCAAATGTCAG aatcTGAATTGAATAGTTTAAACATGCCTGTGAATCAACATGATATGTTGGGCAGTACCACGCCTAACAATGCTATACCCAACGCCTCAACGGGTTCGGGCGGTGGTGGTGGCGGCATTAATGCCGGTGGTGCTGGCAGTGGTAAATTTAATAGTGAAAATGGCAGCGAGTGTAGCAGCGTCACAAGTGAGAGTATACCAGCCGG ctcTGGAAAAAGTCAATCGGGTGCCAGCCAGTAtcatattgttttaaaatcccTATTAACCGAATTGGCCGAACGAAAAGcagaaaatgaaaaactgacTGAGCGTGTGGAACGTTTAGAG AATGCTCAAAAAGAGGTGAACAATCTGACAGCGACACTGGAAAGTGAACGTTATCGTGCGGAAAGTTTAGAGGAACAAATTAATGATTTAACGGAATTACATCAG AATGAAATCGAAAATCTAAAACAAGCTATAGCCGATATGGAAGAAAAGGTGCAATATCAAAGTGATGAACGTCTGCAAGATGTCAATGAAGTTCTAGAAAATTGTCAAACTAGA ATTTCCAAAATGGAACATTTATCTCAACAACAATATGTAACCGTCGAAGGCATAGATAACTCCAATGCCCGGGCTTTGGTGGTGAAACTTATAAATGTGGTATTAACTATATTGCAAGTAGTGCTGTTATTAGTGGCCACAGCGGCCGGTATTATAATGCCATTTTTGAAAACTAG AGTCCGCGTTTTAACCACTTTCTTATcgatatttcttataatttgtgTGATACGCCAATGGCCTGATGTTCAGGATATTGGCGCTGGTTTATTGCGTCATTTGAAACAGTCGTTGGTTGTTAAATAG
- the Dmtn gene encoding transmembrane and coiled-coil domains protein 2 isoform X2, whose product MNTTTVSRERDHHTHHHRGDSAESSSSAAGVAFAAGPTVSTAAAASIAGLTPATATSATSSSGTMTGSVGSGGGVGVVGVTAFRGFRSQSPSNRRSRDRNRTHARTHGSDQGGLLAYHGAMGVSGMPLGGVGGLAGDLTNMDIGLSSAGGSGGIIEDSRLSGNEDLCYQSFVSDDLDGNPHGSLGDSSKKHHRRHERTLSLQALDRLNTKIQCTKESIRKEQTARDDNVNEYLKLAASADKQQLQRIKAVFEKKNQKSAHTISQLQKKLDSYTKRVKDLQNQQFHNKSQHRQPREVLRDVGQGLRNVGGNIRDGITGFSGSVMSKPREFAHLIKNKFGSADNINQMSESELNSLNMPVNQHDMLGSTTPNNAIPNASTGSGGGGGGINAGGAGSGKFNSENGSECSSVTSESIPAGSGKSQSGASQYHIVLKSLLTELAERKAENEKLTERVERLENAQKEVNNLTATLESERYRAESLEEQINDLTELHQNEIENLKQAIADMEEKVQYQSDERLQDVNEVLENCQTRISKMEHLSQQQYVTVEGIDNSNARALVVKLINVVLTILQVVLLLVATAAGIIMPFLKTRVRVLTTFLSIFLIICVIRQWPDVQDIGAGLLRHLKQSLVVK is encoded by the exons aTGAATACAACAACAGTGTCCAGAGAGCGTGATCATCATACTCATCATCATCGCGGTGATAGCGCCGAATCATCGTCTTCGGCCGCTGGCGTGGCATTTGCAGCTGGCCCCACAGTATCTACGGCTGCGGCTGCAAGTATAGCAGGCCTAACACCGGCCACGGCAACGAGTGCTACCAGCAGTAGTGGCACAATGACTGGCAGTGTGGGCAGTGGTGGTGGCGTGGGTGTGGTGGGCGTGACCGCCTTTCGCGGGTTTCGCAGTCAATCGCCCTCGAATCGTCGCAGTCGCGATCGCAATCGTACACACGCTCGTACCCATGGCTCGGATCAGGGTGGCCTGTTGGCCTATCATGGCGCCATGGGTGTTAGCGGTATGCCTCTGGGAGGTGTTGGTGGTTTAGCTGGTGATTTAACTAATATGGATATAGGTTTAAGTAGTGCTGGTGGTTCTGGTGGTATCATAGAAGATTCACGTTTAtcag gcAATGAAGATCTGTGCTATCAATCGTTTGTCTCCGATGATTTAGATGGCAATCCTCATGGTTCATTGGGCGATAGTAGTAAAAAACACCATCGTCGTCATGAACGCACTTTAAGTTTACAAGCTTTAGAtcgtttaaatacaaaaattcaatGTACAAAAGAGTCCATACGCAAAGAACAAACTGCCAGAGATG ataatgttaatgaatatttaaaattagccgCCAGTGCAGATAAACAGCAATTGCAACGAATAAAG GCTgttttcgaaaagaaaaatcaaaaaagcgCACACACTATTTCCCAACTACAAAAGAAACTGGACAGTTACACGAAACGTGTCAAAGATTTGCAAAATCAACAATTTCATAATAAATCACAACACCGACAACCGCGCGAAGTTTTAAGAGACGTGGGCCAGGGTCTAAG aaATGTGGGTGGCAATATACGTGATGGCATTACTGGATTCTCAGGGTCTGTTATGTCCAAACCTAGGGAATTTGCACATTTGATTAAGAATAAATTTGGCAGTGCTGATAATATCAATCAAATGTCAG aatcTGAATTGAATAGTTTAAACATGCCTGTGAATCAACATGATATGTTGGGCAGTACCACGCCTAACAATGCTATACCCAACGCCTCAACGGGTTCGGGCGGTGGTGGTGGCGGCATTAATGCCGGTGGTGCTGGCAGTGGTAAATTTAATAGTGAAAATGGCAGCGAGTGTAGCAGCGTCACAAGTGAGAGTATACCAGCCGG ctcTGGAAAAAGTCAATCGGGTGCCAGCCAGTAtcatattgttttaaaatcccTATTAACCGAATTGGCCGAACGAAAAGcagaaaatgaaaaactgacTGAGCGTGTGGAACGTTTAGAG AATGCTCAAAAAGAGGTGAACAATCTGACAGCGACACTGGAAAGTGAACGTTATCGTGCGGAAAGTTTAGAGGAACAAATTAATGATTTAACGGAATTACATCAG AATGAAATCGAAAATCTAAAACAAGCTATAGCCGATATGGAAGAAAAGGTGCAATATCAAAGTGATGAACGTCTGCAAGATGTCAATGAAGTTCTAGAAAATTGTCAAACTAGA ATTTCCAAAATGGAACATTTATCTCAACAACAATATGTAACCGTCGAAGGCATAGATAACTCCAATGCCCGGGCTTTGGTGGTGAAACTTATAAATGTGGTATTAACTATATTGCAAGTAGTGCTGTTATTAGTGGCCACAGCGGCCGGTATTATAATGCCATTTTTGAAAACTAG AGTCCGCGTTTTAACCACTTTCTTATcgatatttcttataatttgtgTGATACGCCAATGGCCTGATGTTCAGGATATTGGCGCTGGTTTATTGCGTCATTTGAAACAGTCGTTGGTTGTTAAATAG